In the Arthrobacter sp. 31Y genome, one interval contains:
- a CDS encoding NAD(P)-dependent alcohol dehydrogenase, producing the protein MTPGRPVPPPLAKPITLDAGGSDAETRTLAAAYGATSPDSGLVPLTVARRVPTEDDVEIAIEFCGLCHSDVHATRGEWRVPPYPLVPGHEIVGKVTHVGSAVQDFAPGDRVGVGCMVDSCRECESCLDGLEQYCERGNIGTYGAADPRHGDEVTQGGYSTSVVVDKRFVLRVPEALDAAAAAPLLCAGITTYSPLRYFDVEEGDSVGVVGLGGLGHMAVKIAKAMGAEVTVFTTSESKFEAARELGADHVVLSKDADAMDAANRSIDVIIDTVAAPHDLNPYFRTLRLDGALFQLGLPADDMPPVSPGLLIRRRLAYAGSLIGGIEETQEMLDFCAEHGVVSDIEMVAAGQLNEAYDRMVAGDVKYRFVLDTSTLQEPSERADA; encoded by the coding sequence ATGACTCCCGGACGCCCCGTACCCCCGCCCCTGGCCAAACCCATCACTCTTGACGCGGGTGGGTCCGACGCCGAAACCAGGACGCTCGCTGCAGCGTACGGCGCAACCTCGCCCGATAGTGGCTTGGTGCCACTGACTGTTGCGCGCCGGGTCCCCACCGAGGACGACGTCGAGATCGCGATTGAATTCTGCGGTCTCTGCCATTCAGACGTCCATGCTACGCGTGGAGAATGGCGGGTCCCGCCGTACCCGCTGGTGCCCGGCCATGAAATCGTAGGCAAGGTAACCCACGTCGGATCCGCTGTACAGGACTTTGCTCCGGGCGACCGCGTGGGCGTCGGCTGCATGGTGGACTCCTGCCGTGAATGTGAGAGCTGCCTCGATGGCCTGGAGCAGTATTGCGAACGGGGCAACATCGGGACATACGGCGCTGCCGACCCCCGCCATGGCGACGAAGTAACCCAGGGTGGCTATTCGACGTCGGTAGTGGTTGATAAGCGCTTTGTGCTGCGGGTTCCCGAGGCCTTGGATGCCGCAGCGGCAGCTCCCTTGCTGTGCGCCGGAATCACCACCTACTCTCCACTGCGGTATTTCGATGTCGAAGAAGGCGACTCTGTAGGTGTTGTGGGCTTGGGTGGACTGGGTCACATGGCCGTCAAGATCGCCAAGGCCATGGGGGCCGAGGTCACCGTTTTTACCACGTCCGAATCTAAATTCGAAGCTGCCCGAGAGCTGGGCGCGGACCATGTGGTCCTGTCCAAGGATGCCGACGCCATGGACGCTGCCAACCGGAGCATCGACGTCATCATCGACACCGTCGCAGCGCCGCATGATCTCAACCCGTATTTCCGGACCCTTCGCCTGGATGGCGCCCTCTTCCAGCTGGGACTCCCTGCCGATGACATGCCGCCGGTCAGCCCCGGCCTCCTCATCCGCCGCCGGCTCGCCTATGCGGGTTCGTTGATCGGAGGCATCGAGGAAACGCAGGAAATGTTGGATTTCTGTGCCGAACACGGAGTTGTGAGCGACATTGAGATGGTGGCAGCCGGGCAACTCAACGAAGCATATGACCGCATGGTGGCCGGAGACGTGAAGTACCGTTTCGTACTGGACACCTCAACACTTCAGGAACCATCCGAAAGGGCAGACGCATGA
- a CDS encoding sulfurtransferase, which yields MATLISASELHTRLESGKRTVLLDVRWVLGRTDGHVEYQKAHLPGAVFVNLPTELADHAQPRQGRHPLPSSERFQESARKWGINDDDTVVAYDNSGSMAAARVWWMLRNAGFDSVYLLDGGLAAWRAAGYPVESGEVSPAVGNVMVGAARMPAITEQEAGQWHCNGVLLDARAGERYRGEVEPIDPRAGHIPGAVSAPTTGNVAADGTFLPAEELRRRFEELGLDRSTKVAVYCGSGVTASHEIAALEIAGYQAALYPGSFSQWSNNAANPVALGADPFDEGADGAGDHAGPSGTSTSAGSSVEA from the coding sequence ATGGCCACGCTGATAAGCGCGTCGGAACTGCACACGCGCCTCGAATCCGGGAAACGCACTGTACTTCTGGACGTCCGCTGGGTTCTGGGCCGTACTGATGGACACGTTGAATACCAGAAGGCCCATCTTCCGGGCGCGGTGTTCGTGAATCTCCCCACAGAGCTGGCTGACCACGCACAGCCCCGGCAAGGCCGCCATCCTTTGCCAAGCAGTGAGCGCTTTCAGGAATCTGCGCGAAAGTGGGGGATCAACGACGACGACACCGTGGTGGCGTACGACAACAGCGGCAGCATGGCCGCGGCTCGGGTTTGGTGGATGCTGCGGAATGCTGGCTTTGACTCTGTGTACCTGCTCGACGGCGGCCTGGCCGCATGGCGTGCGGCTGGATACCCGGTGGAATCCGGTGAGGTGAGTCCCGCCGTCGGAAATGTCATGGTGGGTGCGGCCCGCATGCCTGCCATCACGGAGCAAGAGGCGGGGCAGTGGCACTGTAACGGTGTTTTGCTGGATGCCCGGGCAGGGGAGCGGTACCGCGGTGAGGTGGAACCTATCGATCCCAGGGCCGGGCACATCCCTGGCGCAGTGAGCGCGCCCACGACGGGGAATGTCGCAGCTGATGGCACGTTCCTTCCAGCCGAGGAGCTGCGGCGGCGTTTTGAGGAGCTGGGCCTGGACCGTTCCACCAAGGTGGCTGTCTACTGCGGGTCCGGGGTGACGGCTTCCCATGAGATCGCTGCCTTGGAGATCGCCGGATACCAGGCCGCGCTGTATCCGGGCTCGTTCTCGCAGTGGTCCAATAACGCCGCGAATCCAGTGGCCCTTGGGGCGGATCCCTTTGATGAAGGCGCTGATGGTGCCGGTGATCACGCCGGCCCAAGTGGCACCAGCACGTCCGCCGGGAGTAGCGTCGAAGCATGA
- a CDS encoding PLP-dependent cysteine synthase family protein, whose product MSNSCIQDRAWANEAIRKIEAENNRSADTHLYAVPLPDHWGVHLYLKDESTHRSGSLKHRLARSLFLYGLVNGWITEGTTIVEASSGSTAVSEAYFARLIGLPFIAVMTKTTSPEKIALIEDFGGACLLVDHASEVYAVAEETAKTSGGYYMDQFTYAERATDWRGNNNIAESIFEQLSLEEHPIPEWIVVGAGTGGTSATIGRYLRYNRYDTRLAVVDPENSAFYPAWRDGDAAAATGLPSRIEGIGRPRSEPSFVPAVIDHMIQVPDAASVAAMRHLRKLTGLHAGPSTGTNLWGVWQLVDAMVAEGRRGSIVSLMCDAGDRYAGSYNDTGWLAGHGLDPAPHEAVLERFHSEGVWSG is encoded by the coding sequence GTGAGCAATTCGTGTATTCAGGACAGGGCATGGGCCAACGAGGCCATCCGGAAGATCGAAGCTGAGAATAACCGCTCGGCCGACACCCACCTTTATGCGGTTCCACTCCCGGACCACTGGGGAGTCCACCTGTACCTTAAGGACGAATCGACCCACAGATCGGGAAGCCTCAAGCACCGTTTGGCCAGGTCCTTGTTCCTCTACGGCCTGGTCAACGGCTGGATCACCGAAGGCACCACCATCGTGGAAGCCTCAAGCGGGAGCACCGCTGTGTCCGAGGCCTACTTTGCCCGGCTCATCGGCTTGCCCTTCATTGCGGTCATGACCAAGACCACAAGCCCGGAGAAGATCGCACTGATTGAGGACTTCGGGGGCGCATGCCTGCTGGTTGACCATGCTTCAGAGGTTTACGCCGTTGCGGAAGAGACCGCAAAGACGTCGGGTGGCTATTATATGGATCAATTCACCTACGCCGAACGGGCAACGGATTGGCGCGGCAACAACAACATCGCGGAATCGATCTTCGAACAGCTCTCCTTGGAAGAACACCCGATTCCGGAATGGATTGTGGTTGGTGCGGGCACCGGCGGTACCAGCGCCACCATTGGCCGCTACCTTCGATACAACCGATATGACACCCGGCTGGCCGTCGTGGACCCCGAAAACTCGGCTTTCTACCCGGCGTGGCGCGACGGAGACGCGGCTGCTGCCACGGGCCTGCCGTCCAGGATAGAGGGGATCGGCCGGCCCCGGTCTGAGCCCAGCTTCGTCCCGGCAGTCATCGACCACATGATCCAAGTGCCCGACGCCGCCTCGGTCGCCGCCATGCGGCACTTGCGGAAACTCACCGGCCTGCACGCAGGGCCATCCACAGGAACCAATCTTTGGGGCGTCTGGCAGCTGGTGGACGCGATGGTGGCGGAGGGCCGCAGGGGCAGCATCGTTTCACTCATGTGCGACGCCGGCGATCGTTACGCGGGCAGCTACAACGACACCGGATGGTTGGCCGGGCACGGCTTGGACCCGGCACCCCACGAAGCAGTGCTGGAACGGTTTCACAGCGAAGGAGTATGGAGCGGCTAG
- a CDS encoding MBL fold metallo-hydrolase, with amino-acid sequence MKLTKYTHACVRLEKEGKVLVIDPGTFSESEEALSGAHAVLVTHEHSDHIDHPAVTAALRSNNALEIHAPAGVAAALKENTDVADRVHAVEPGSSFEAAGFSIRTFGGQHAVIHAQIPVVANIGYLVDGNVFHPGDSFVVPDGIDVQTLLVPLHAPWSKVGEVVDFVISVRAPRAFPVHDGLLNELGRGIVEGHVTRIGARYGTTYTRLAPKESVEL; translated from the coding sequence ATGAAGCTCACCAAGTACACCCACGCCTGTGTCCGGTTGGAGAAGGAGGGAAAGGTCCTGGTGATCGACCCCGGGACTTTCTCCGAGTCCGAGGAAGCATTGAGTGGAGCCCACGCCGTACTTGTTACCCACGAGCACAGTGACCACATCGATCATCCGGCGGTGACGGCAGCCCTGCGGAGCAACAATGCGCTGGAGATCCACGCGCCGGCCGGGGTGGCTGCGGCTCTGAAGGAAAACACCGATGTCGCTGATCGGGTGCATGCCGTGGAGCCCGGCTCCAGCTTTGAAGCGGCAGGGTTCAGCATCCGCACTTTCGGCGGACAACATGCCGTCATCCACGCACAGATCCCTGTGGTGGCGAACATCGGCTACTTGGTGGACGGTAACGTCTTTCATCCCGGAGATTCGTTCGTTGTACCCGACGGAATCGACGTCCAAACCCTCTTAGTTCCCCTCCATGCTCCGTGGTCCAAAGTGGGCGAAGTGGTGGATTTCGTCATCTCCGTCCGTGCCCCCAGGGCATTTCCGGTTCACGACGGACTGCTCAACGAACTGGGCCGGGGAATCGTCGAGGGTCATGTCACCCGAATCGGCGCCCGTTACGGAACCACCTACACGCGGCTGGCTCCCAAGGAGTCCGTGGAGCTCTAG
- a CDS encoding Fur family transcriptional regulator, with the protein MPQGTNSATTGNASPATSGVKEQRVTKQRLAVSAALDELDDFVSTQELYRLLQNKGISVSLATAYRILQSLADDGLIDVLRNGDGEAVYRRCAVTGHHHHLLCRNCGKAEEVEAPAVETWAARTAAEHGFTEVAHTVEIFGLCPECTAKKSAGKL; encoded by the coding sequence ATGCCACAGGGCACCAATTCCGCCACGACCGGCAACGCATCGCCGGCCACCAGCGGCGTCAAGGAGCAGCGTGTCACCAAGCAACGCTTGGCTGTCAGCGCCGCCCTGGACGAATTGGATGACTTTGTCAGCACCCAGGAGCTCTACCGGCTGCTGCAGAACAAAGGCATCTCCGTGTCGCTGGCCACCGCTTACCGGATCCTGCAGTCCTTGGCCGACGATGGCCTCATTGATGTCCTTCGGAACGGCGACGGCGAGGCTGTTTACCGGCGCTGCGCGGTCACAGGGCATCACCACCACTTGCTGTGCCGCAACTGTGGCAAGGCCGAAGAGGTGGAAGCGCCCGCCGTCGAGACCTGGGCGGCACGTACCGCAGCTGAACATGGCTTCACCGAAGTGGCGCATACCGTGGAAATCTTTGGACTATGCCCTGAGTGCACCGCTAAGAAATCCGCTGGAAAGCTCTAG
- a CDS encoding metal ABC transporter permease, translating into MDLASILATIFNFENYGELLVLVQNSIWAGAVLGLLGGLVGTFVMKRDLAFAVHGISELSFAGAAFALLIGADIIFGSLIGSVAAAVLLGFMGVRARDKNSIIGVIMPFGLGLGILFLALYEGRAANKFGLLTGQIVSVDTVQLQVLAGTAVVVMIALAAIWRPLSFASVDPEMAEARGVPVRGLAIGFMVLLGVSVALSIQIVGALLVLALLITPAAAALRVTTSPRLVVLLSVVFAMTATVGGILLALGSRIPISPYVTTLSFLIYVVCRVIGRVRTNRGLNGRVSRDQPAGAL; encoded by the coding sequence ATGGACCTCGCGAGCATCCTGGCGACCATTTTCAACTTCGAGAACTATGGTGAATTGCTGGTCCTCGTCCAGAATTCCATCTGGGCAGGTGCCGTACTGGGGCTCCTGGGTGGGCTTGTTGGCACGTTCGTGATGAAGCGGGACCTCGCTTTCGCGGTCCACGGCATCTCCGAGCTGTCCTTCGCCGGTGCGGCCTTTGCCTTGCTGATCGGTGCCGACATCATCTTCGGTTCCCTCATTGGCTCCGTGGCCGCGGCTGTGCTGCTGGGCTTTATGGGAGTCAGGGCAAGGGACAAGAACTCGATCATTGGCGTGATCATGCCGTTCGGCTTGGGCCTGGGCATCTTGTTTCTGGCCCTCTATGAGGGCCGCGCGGCAAATAAATTCGGTCTTCTGACCGGTCAGATAGTTTCCGTTGACACAGTGCAACTCCAAGTCCTTGCTGGCACGGCTGTGGTGGTGATGATCGCGTTGGCGGCAATCTGGCGTCCGCTGAGCTTTGCCAGTGTGGACCCTGAGATGGCCGAGGCCCGGGGGGTTCCGGTCCGTGGCCTGGCCATCGGCTTCATGGTGCTGCTGGGTGTCAGTGTGGCCTTGTCCATCCAGATTGTTGGCGCGTTGTTGGTCCTCGCCTTGCTGATCACGCCAGCGGCTGCCGCGTTGAGGGTAACGACGTCACCCCGGCTGGTGGTGCTGTTGAGCGTGGTGTTTGCCATGACGGCAACGGTGGGCGGAATCCTCCTGGCCCTCGGCAGCCGGATTCCCATCAGCCCCTACGTCACCACGTTGTCGTTCTTGATCTACGTGGTGTGCCGGGTGATCGGACGTGTCCGGACCAACAGGGGCCTCAACGGCCGGGTGTCACGGGACCAGCCCGCGGGTGCCCTCTAG
- a CDS encoding metal ABC transporter ATP-binding protein has translation MDRGQLLTPVVSLRGASLQFGKRTLWRDLDLDINPGEFFAVLGPNGSGKTSFLKVLLGLQELHSGTVSLGGHPVERGSKRIGYIPQQKSFAPDTPLRARDLVGLGIDGHRWGMRFASGNVNQRIDQLLEQVGASDYAKVPVGQLSGGEQQRLRVAQALATEPQVLLCDEPLLSLDLHHQQGVSSLINKQCHERNSAVVFVTHEINPVIDYVDRVLYLAGGKFRVGTPKEVMTTEVLSELYDSHVEVIHANGRIVVVGLPDATTHFHDEAHANSGEEF, from the coding sequence ATGGATCGAGGACAACTTTTGACACCGGTAGTGAGCCTCCGTGGAGCGAGCCTTCAGTTTGGCAAGAGGACGCTCTGGCGGGATCTCGACCTCGATATCAATCCTGGAGAGTTCTTCGCCGTCTTGGGGCCCAACGGCAGCGGCAAGACCAGCTTCCTCAAAGTTCTCCTAGGGCTGCAGGAATTGCATTCAGGGACCGTTTCGCTGGGTGGTCACCCGGTGGAACGTGGAAGCAAAAGAATCGGCTATATCCCTCAGCAGAAATCGTTTGCCCCTGACACCCCACTGCGTGCCCGCGACCTGGTTGGGCTGGGGATCGATGGCCACCGCTGGGGGATGCGGTTCGCGTCGGGCAACGTCAACCAGCGGATTGACCAGCTACTGGAGCAAGTAGGCGCGTCAGACTACGCCAAGGTGCCGGTGGGACAATTGTCCGGTGGCGAGCAACAACGTCTCCGCGTGGCGCAAGCATTGGCTACAGAGCCACAGGTTCTCCTGTGTGACGAGCCGTTGCTGTCCCTGGACCTGCATCATCAGCAGGGGGTCAGCTCACTGATCAACAAGCAATGCCACGAGCGGAACAGTGCAGTGGTGTTCGTGACCCATGAAATCAATCCTGTGATCGACTACGTGGACCGGGTGCTCTACCTGGCCGGCGGAAAATTCCGTGTAGGAACGCCGAAGGAAGTCATGACCACGGAAGTTCTCTCCGAGTTGTACGACAGCCATGTGGAAGTCATCCACGCCAATGGAAGGATTGTGGTGGTGGGTCTTCCTGACGCAACCACCCACTTCCATGACGAAGCCCACGCAAACAGCGGGGAGGAGTTCTAG
- a CDS encoding metal ABC transporter solute-binding protein, Zn/Mn family — protein sequence MILILSRSEVFVRRSATRLSVAATAALSALLLSSCAGTAGANNESSAGAIEVVTSTNVYGDVVKAIGGDKVNVSSIITKTSQDPHSYEASVQDKLVISKAKLVVENGGGYDEFLHKIADETKVGHENMISAVEVSGLAPEEEGHSEEAHSEEGHTHNHGEFNEHVWYSLDTMGKLADAVATKLGSLDAGSAATFTSNAESFKAKLADLTGKLDAVKAANEHAPVAVTEPVPLYLLEAAGLENKTPEAYSAAIEEETDVPAAVLKETTDLVSAKSVRFLAYNEQTEGPQTESVKRAAEAAGVPVVNFTETLPEGKDYVQWMSDNVEAVSSALKK from the coding sequence TTGATTCTCATTTTGAGTAGATCCGAGGTCTTCGTGCGTCGTTCCGCCACCCGCCTGTCTGTGGCCGCTACAGCAGCTCTTTCCGCCCTGCTGCTGTCTTCTTGTGCCGGTACCGCCGGGGCAAATAATGAGTCGTCGGCAGGCGCCATTGAGGTTGTAACTTCTACAAACGTCTACGGGGATGTTGTGAAGGCGATCGGCGGGGACAAGGTCAACGTAAGCTCCATCATCACCAAGACAAGCCAGGACCCGCACTCCTATGAGGCAAGCGTCCAGGACAAGCTGGTGATCTCCAAAGCCAAGCTCGTGGTGGAGAACGGTGGTGGCTATGACGAGTTCCTCCACAAGATTGCTGATGAGACGAAGGTCGGCCACGAGAACATGATCAGCGCCGTCGAGGTTTCAGGACTCGCCCCGGAAGAGGAAGGCCACAGCGAAGAAGCCCACAGCGAAGAGGGTCATACCCATAACCACGGAGAGTTCAACGAGCACGTCTGGTACAGCCTGGACACCATGGGCAAGCTCGCCGATGCTGTTGCCACCAAGCTTGGCAGCCTGGATGCCGGATCGGCTGCCACGTTCACGTCGAATGCCGAATCCTTCAAAGCCAAGCTTGCTGACCTCACCGGAAAGCTCGACGCTGTCAAGGCCGCCAACGAGCACGCGCCGGTAGCTGTGACCGAACCCGTGCCGTTGTACCTCCTGGAAGCGGCCGGCCTGGAAAACAAGACCCCCGAGGCTTACAGTGCGGCCATTGAAGAGGAAACAGATGTCCCGGCCGCTGTGCTGAAGGAAACCACTGACCTGGTCAGTGCCAAGTCAGTGAGGTTCCTTGCCTACAACGAGCAGACGGAAGGGCCTCAGACTGAAAGCGTCAAACGGGCCGCAGAAGCCGCCGGCGTTCCGGTGGTGAACTTTACGGAGACGCTGCCTGAAGGCAAAGACTACGTCCAGTGGATGTCCGACAATGTGGAAGCAGTCTCCTCCGCACTCAAGAAGTAG
- a CDS encoding hemolysin family protein, translating into MSDWVGIVWLVVLLIGNAFFVGAEFAVMSARRSQIEPLAEAGSKRAQTTLRAMENVSLMLACAQLGITVCSLLILQVAEPAIHHLLAEPLELVGVPVELADIIAFAIALLFVTFLHVTFGEMVPKNISVSVADKAALLLAPPLMFIARVVNPIIWSLNWLANHILRLMKIEPKDEVSSSFTLEEVQSIVQESTRHGLVDDDAGLLSGALEFSEHTASHIMVPLDKLVVLRTASTPVDLEKAVSRTGFSRFPMIDDDGELAGYLHVKDILSIPDEGRKHPIAEGRIRSLANLAPDDEIEQAMSVMQRTGSHLARVVGTGGETQGVLFLEDVIEQLVGEIRDATQATGIRRYGGQQVQ; encoded by the coding sequence ATGAGCGACTGGGTTGGAATCGTCTGGCTCGTGGTGCTCCTGATCGGCAACGCCTTCTTTGTGGGTGCTGAATTTGCGGTCATGTCCGCGCGTCGGAGCCAGATTGAGCCGTTGGCCGAAGCTGGCTCCAAGCGCGCGCAAACAACGCTGCGCGCCATGGAAAATGTCTCTCTCATGCTCGCCTGTGCGCAACTGGGCATTACGGTCTGCTCCCTCCTGATCCTTCAGGTTGCGGAGCCTGCCATCCATCATCTGTTGGCTGAGCCCCTTGAACTGGTGGGCGTCCCGGTTGAACTGGCAGACATCATCGCCTTTGCCATCGCCTTGCTGTTTGTCACGTTCCTGCACGTCACCTTTGGCGAAATGGTGCCCAAGAACATCTCGGTTTCCGTCGCGGATAAAGCGGCCCTTTTGTTGGCGCCGCCGCTGATGTTCATCGCCCGGGTAGTGAACCCGATTATCTGGTCACTGAACTGGCTGGCCAACCACATCCTGCGGCTAATGAAGATTGAGCCCAAGGATGAAGTGTCTTCGTCATTCACGCTGGAGGAAGTCCAATCGATCGTTCAGGAGTCCACACGCCATGGGTTAGTGGACGACGACGCCGGGCTGCTGAGCGGTGCTCTGGAATTCTCGGAGCACACGGCTTCGCACATCATGGTTCCCTTGGACAAACTGGTGGTGCTGAGGACTGCATCCACACCCGTCGACTTGGAGAAGGCGGTGAGCCGCACCGGATTCTCGAGGTTCCCGATGATTGACGACGACGGCGAACTCGCCGGATACCTGCACGTGAAGGACATCCTGTCCATTCCGGACGAGGGCAGGAAGCACCCGATTGCCGAGGGCCGGATCCGGTCACTGGCCAACCTTGCCCCGGACGACGAAATCGAGCAGGCCATGTCCGTCATGCAGCGCACTGGTTCGCACTTGGCCCGCGTGGTGGGTACGGGCGGGGAGACTCAGGGTGTGTTGTTCCTGGAGGACGTCATTGAGCAGTTGGTCGGTGAGATCCGCGATGCTACCCAGGCAACCGGTATTCGCCGCTATGGCGGCCAGCAGGTGCAGTAG
- a CDS encoding hemolysin family protein: MEWILLLAGFALILGTGFFVAVEFSLVALDQASVQRAVDNGDHAAAPLLKCLKSLSTQLSSCQLGITLTTLLTGFVMEPSVGQLLVGPLGLLGLAPEVAHSVALIVAMAFATLLSMLLGELVPKNMAIALAFPLGKRLARPQLMFTAVFKPAIVVLNGFSNKVLNLFGLEAKEEISGARTPAELASLVRRSAELGTLDAGTANFVARTLNFSGRTAADVMTPRIRMETIDADQPVSDVLDAARRTGYSRFPVIGDSTDDIRGVVHVKKAVAVPAERRAKLEAGAIMTDVLQVPETIHLDALLSELREGNLQLAVVLDEYGGTAGITTLEDLVEEIVGEVADEHDKVRPGVLQSASGDWYFPGLLRPDEVSEQIPNLTVPDESAYETVGGYVMSQLGRIARTGDVVETVGGTLTVTRMDGRRIDRICFHHVETDTSTPEDAGNSRHEAGAL; encoded by the coding sequence GTGGAATGGATTCTTCTCCTTGCCGGCTTTGCCTTGATTCTTGGCACCGGCTTCTTTGTAGCAGTTGAGTTTTCCCTGGTTGCTTTGGACCAAGCCAGCGTTCAGCGCGCAGTGGATAACGGCGATCACGCTGCTGCTCCGCTGCTGAAGTGCCTTAAGTCCCTCTCAACGCAGCTTTCCAGTTGCCAGCTGGGCATTACCTTGACCACCCTGTTGACGGGTTTCGTCATGGAGCCTTCTGTTGGCCAGTTGTTGGTGGGCCCCCTTGGCCTGTTGGGCCTGGCTCCGGAAGTAGCTCATTCGGTGGCGCTGATTGTTGCCATGGCTTTCGCGACGCTCCTGTCGATGCTTCTGGGCGAGCTGGTCCCCAAGAACATGGCCATTGCCCTCGCTTTCCCTTTGGGTAAGCGCCTTGCACGACCCCAACTGATGTTCACCGCAGTTTTCAAACCGGCAATCGTGGTGCTCAATGGTTTCTCGAACAAGGTGTTGAACCTGTTCGGCCTTGAAGCCAAGGAAGAGATCTCAGGGGCAAGGACCCCTGCGGAACTCGCCTCGTTGGTGCGGCGCTCCGCCGAGTTGGGGACGTTGGATGCAGGCACCGCAAACTTCGTTGCCCGCACCTTGAACTTTTCCGGACGAACTGCGGCGGATGTCATGACGCCGCGTATCCGCATGGAAACGATCGACGCCGACCAGCCGGTCTCCGATGTCCTGGACGCCGCGCGGCGAACCGGATACTCCCGATTCCCGGTGATTGGTGATTCCACCGACGACATCCGGGGCGTGGTCCACGTCAAGAAGGCGGTAGCTGTGCCCGCGGAGCGTCGGGCCAAGCTTGAGGCCGGTGCCATCATGACGGACGTGCTGCAGGTCCCGGAGACGATCCACTTGGACGCGCTTCTCTCGGAATTGCGGGAAGGCAACCTCCAACTCGCGGTGGTGCTCGACGAATACGGCGGAACCGCCGGCATTACCACCCTTGAGGATCTAGTGGAGGAAATCGTCGGGGAAGTTGCTGACGAGCACGACAAGGTCCGGCCGGGAGTGCTGCAGAGTGCATCCGGCGACTGGTACTTCCCGGGCTTGTTGAGGCCGGACGAGGTTTCCGAGCAAATTCCCAACCTCACTGTCCCCGACGAATCTGCCTACGAGACCGTGGGAGGCTACGTCATGAGCCAGCTGGGACGCATTGCCAGGACGGGCGACGTCGTCGAGACCGTCGGCGGGACGCTGACTGTGACCAGGATGGACGGCCGAAGGATCGACAGGATCTGTTTCCATCATGTGGAGACAGACACGTCGACGCCTGAGGACGCCGGGAATTCGCGTCATGAAGCAGGTGCACTATGA